TCCCCTTCATTTCTGCTTTTCATGTCTCAGAATTGTGAACTTCAATCTATCAGTTCAGAATTTAAaaaacaacaatgaaaatgCACATTGAAAACATTTTATCTTGTGCAAATCATAAAACTGATGTATCTTCATTCCATAGTTCTCTTTTTTACATACAAACATAGACACAATACATGCCGTCGGGGGTATTCTGACAATATTCGTCTTTTCAGAAAGAAGGTGCAACTGAACTCAATGCTACAAAATTGTCAAAATAAGGTAACTGGCCAGGAGCTAAAGGTCTACAAGGTTCCTCTATTCCCATTTTGAATTCACAAAATCACAATGAACGCCAGCAGCTGATCTAAAGACAACACTATATGGCAACAAGAAAAATCTAGACTTCCCTTTTGGGACGATTACGAGTTCGTGGAACGGCAGCTTTTTCTTCTAGAGACATGTCAacttcatcatcctcatcagTTTCCCTAATAGCTTGGTTAATTGCAACCTGATTCAGAAGCACATACATTATGATTTacttgaaaataaatacgaaaacaataacaaaaaccagtaaaacaaaaaaacaccaCCAAAAACAGTCACGAATGATGATAATTGCAGCACGTTTTCCAAAAACATGCCATTCTATGTATCGTAATAAACAGTTACCATGGCTTCATAGCAAACCAAATGCCAAACAAAACTAGTTTGTGCTTCAAATCTagtaaatgaacaaaaaaaactaTCTCGACCCTGATTGGAACTAACAACCTTTCAAGTTCAActagaaaacccaaaaccctacATGAACTGAACAATCTTATGCTTTGTTAAACTCATATAAAATCGAAAACCCAGTTGAAGAAAAGGGACAAACCTCCTCGAGATAGTCTCTGTCGAGCTTGTCAGCGATTCTGATGGAGGTGAAGACAGTGAAGGCGATAAGTGAGAGCGGCAAAACGAATGCGAACACGTACTGGCTCGTGG
This portion of the Rosa chinensis cultivar Old Blush chromosome 1, RchiOBHm-V2, whole genome shotgun sequence genome encodes:
- the LOC112196804 gene encoding uncharacterized protein LOC112196804, producing the protein MAKLLISNTTSLPLSPPSSSSRASFNPPHVPPARLFLSGKSSNRGVTTVVTRAGPTTSQYVFAFVLPLSLIAFTVFTSIRIADKLDRDYLEEVAINQAIRETDEDDEVDMSLEEKAAVPRTRNRPKREV